Within the Bacillus pumilus genome, the region TCCACGAAATTGTTGGCTTTGTAATATATCCACCGGTGGCGTTGTTATCTGGAATAGGAATTTGTTTGACACCTGTTTTTTCTTCACCTTTTCCAATAAAGAAATCAACAACCTTCCCACTAACTTCTTTAATTTTACCGACTACTTTTCCTATAACGCCAAAGATGCCATCCCATGTCTTTTTTAAAGTTGTTGCAAAGTCTTGCAACGGGGAAAACACATATTTTTCAAACCATGAACTCGCAACTTTCCAGATACCCTTGATCGTTCTCCATGCTTCATCGAATTTTGTTGACACAAAGGAGATTGCTGGCTCTGCATACTTTTTGTATGGCTGCCATACGTACTCATCAAACCAACCGGCAAGCACCACCCATGATGTTTTAATCCGGTTCCAGGTACTGTTAAATTGGTTCCAGATAAACATGATGGCTGGCAAAGCATATGTTTTAAATGGCTGCCAGACGTTTTCATCAAACCAAGTTGATAGGGTTACCCAAGTCTCCTGAATCCAATTCCACGTATTTTTAAACAACACCCACACAATCATGATCGCTGGAAGTGCGTATAGTTTAAATGGCTCCCATACGTTTTCATTAAACCAAGCAGAAAATGCACTCCAAGTCTCCTGAATCCAATTCCATGTATCATCAAGTTTGTTCCATATCACTCCGACGGCCTCTACTGCATATTGACCAAATGGCTCCCATACATTTTCATTGAACCAAGTTGATGCTGCTCCCCAGATGGCACTAATCAATTCCCATCCCACAACAAAAACACCAACTACAAAGTTGATGATCGGTACTGCAAAGTTATAAATCGGCAGCCACACGTTATTATTGAACCATGAAGAAAGCTGACCCCATTTCTCTGTGATCCAGTTCCATGTATCACTGAAGAATGTCGTAATAGGGTTTAAAACATTATCATTAAACCAACCGGAAAAAGTGCTCCATGTTTCTTTAATCCATTGGACTGCATTCTCTGCACCTTTGACAAGCTCATCCCATTTCTTCTTGATGGTCCCGTCATCAAACATTTTGCCAATCCAGTTACCGAGATCGCCACCAAAGATGCTGCCTAATACTCCACCGATCGCTGTTCCAATTCCAGGCGCGATCAATGTACCAAGTGCAGCTCCACCGATACCACCGCCCAGATTACCAGCAAACCCACCGATCTTTTCACCTTTGTTGTCATTGTTCATGCCGATTAATTCGGTGGCTGCAATAAGAGTGCCGAGAATAGGAATACGTTTTCCGATGCTCTTTGCACCTTTACCGATACTCCCCAATAATCCACCACCGCCACGCCCTTGGTTTGGTGTGGTTGGTCTTACTGGCTCACCTCTATTGATCCAAGGTTGACGATATTCAGGTGGTCTTGGGTTCCTTGGTGGTCTTGTTCCTCCAATTCCGCCAATTATACCGCCGCTTGTTCCTGGTCCTAATCCTCCGTTTAAACCTTTGCCCCATTTGAAGAGTGCAAATGCTCCTGAAAGAATGGATTTAAGCGGCTTTAATAACGTGGCCACTTTTCCAAGGAATGCGAGCGCAAATGCATTGGCAATCAAAGCACCAGCAATTGAGCCTTCTCCTGTGAGAGCATTCAAGTTGATCTCACCGATCTTCTTGGTGATACGAATACCTAATTGCGCTGGATCAAGAGCTTCTAAAAAGGATTCAATGAAAATACGCCCTGCTTTGGCTCCTGCATCAGTGAAACTGTCCTCGGATGATTTGTCATCAATACCAAGTAGACCGTTGATCACACCGTTTATGATGCCACCGTAAGTCTTCCCGACATTCTCGGCCATTTTGAAAAGACCAGGCTTTCCTGTCTTTTCCCACCATTGGCCAAAAACATCTTTCGTATTATCAAGGACGAGCTTCCACCGAGTTTCAAAGTCCATTTTCCTGTATTTTTCTAGCTGTTCAAAATGTTTCTTCAGCTTAGGGTTGTCCTTAAACTTGACCTTCAGTTCCTGTGTCTGTTTTTTGGTTAACTTCTCACCAGGAAACAAGATTTTGAACTGATCACCAATAAATCCGAAAACACTCTTTGTCGGATCAAGGAAGCTGTTAGCAAATTTCTTACCCGCCTTTTCAGCTTTGTTTGATAGATCGGTCAGCACGAAGGAATATTCTCCACGCCATGTTCTGAACGCTTCGAGAGCGGGTTGGAACGCAGCTGCAAGTCCTTTACCCCAAGGCATAAGAATGCTGTTATTAATGAATGATTTGACACCGAGGAATAAGTTGGCCAAGTTATCGGACATTTTGATCATCATGTCATTGTATTTGCCAAACTCTTTTGTTACTTCTGGCCAAGTTTTATTTATGTCCTTGCCGCTCTTTGCAAGTTTTTCGAGCTTACCCCTGGCATCACCAGAGATCGCCCCCATTTCTTGAAGAGCAGCCGTTGCGTCACCGATAGGACGCCCCGATTTAATGCCGTCATATAAACGCCCCATCCATAGCGCAACTTCGGAAAACGGTCGTTGAACACCTGCAGCAACATCCCCGACTAGCTTCATTCCTTCAGTCGTAGAAAGGGCATTGCCCGTAAATACTTGGAGGACGCGAGATGACTCGAAAATCTCATCACGAGTAAATGGCGTTTGACCAGCAAAAGCTGTCAGCTCGTCCAGACGTGCATCTGCTTTCCCTCTGCTGCCTAAGAGAGTTTCAAAAGCCGTGGTCATGTTCTGACGATCTGCAACCATTTTGAGCGGTACAACAATACCGCCTGTTGCACCGGCACCGACTCCAAGCAAACCAAGTGTACTGGTGACAGCAGACACGATCCCTCTCAATGGCTTTGTGATTAGGTCAAGGACCTTGATTGTGGTTGTGTAAGTCCGTCCCAAATGGGTATTTGCAAATGAGACAGCTCCACGTACTGGAGCGGTGAAACGGTCGATCGCATTGATCGCCACCCTGTATTCAGTCCCTAACGTGTTCCGTGTATAAGACGCTATACGGCTGACTGTTCGTCGAACCATATCAACGGCTCTAATGGTATAGCTGTATCCCCGGCCAAGCTGACGCGCTGCATATGAAGCAATACGTCTGATCCCTGCGGTTGCACGATCATGGACCGTTATGGCAAACCGTTCTACTTTGCCAAACTTCCGATCGATGTAACGACGCAACCGAACAAGACCTGGTGTTGCCTGATCTTTAATGCGCATCAGCACACTATGAGTACGCGGCATCTTGCGTTGTAAGAAGCCATTGAACTTTCGTAGTGCTTTTGTGGCCAGATCATTTACTTCAATCGTCAGCTGATAAGTTCGAGCAAGATCACGCAAAACAAACCGCTGCACACGTCTTAATGCAATCGTGGCATTGTCTCTTACTCTCAATGTGATTGGCCGCTCTGATCTACGGCGCAATCTATCAAGTCGTTCCATATCTCCTCTAATCAAACGCAATTTACGCGTGATCCGGTCTTGTAAATCAAACCGAGCAGTCAAATGAGCCATGTCTTATCCCCCTTTCTTTGCTTCTTTTTCAAGAACCTCTAGTTTGTGCCTGATAAGTCCAAA harbors:
- a CDS encoding transglycosylase SLT domain-containing protein; the encoded protein is MAHLTARFDLQDRITRKLRLIRGDMERLDRLRRRSERPITLRVRDNATIALRRVQRFVLRDLARTYQLTIEVNDLATKALRKFNGFLQRKMPRTHSVLMRIKDQATPGLVRLRRYIDRKFGKVERFAITVHDRATAGIRRIASYAARQLGRGYSYTIRAVDMVRRTVSRIASYTRNTLGTEYRVAINAIDRFTAPVRGAVSFANTHLGRTYTTTIKVLDLITKPLRGIVSAVTSTLGLLGVGAGATGGIVVPLKMVADRQNMTTAFETLLGSRGKADARLDELTAFAGQTPFTRDEIFESSRVLQVFTGNALSTTEGMKLVGDVAAGVQRPFSEVALWMGRLYDGIKSGRPIGDATAALQEMGAISGDARGKLEKLAKSGKDINKTWPEVTKEFGKYNDMMIKMSDNLANLFLGVKSFINNSILMPWGKGLAAAFQPALEAFRTWRGEYSFVLTDLSNKAEKAGKKFANSFLDPTKSVFGFIGDQFKILFPGEKLTKKQTQELKVKFKDNPKLKKHFEQLEKYRKMDFETRWKLVLDNTKDVFGQWWEKTGKPGLFKMAENVGKTYGGIINGVINGLLGIDDKSSEDSFTDAGAKAGRIFIESFLEALDPAQLGIRITKKIGEINLNALTGEGSIAGALIANAFALAFLGKVATLLKPLKSILSGAFALFKWGKGLNGGLGPGTSGGIIGGIGGTRPPRNPRPPEYRQPWINRGEPVRPTTPNQGRGGGGLLGSIGKGAKSIGKRIPILGTLIAATELIGMNNDNKGEKIGGFAGNLGGGIGGAALGTLIAPGIGTAIGGVLGSIFGGDLGNWIGKMFDDGTIKKKWDELVKGAENAVQWIKETWSTFSGWFNDNVLNPITTFFSDTWNWITEKWGQLSSWFNNNVWLPIYNFAVPIINFVVGVFVVGWELISAIWGAASTWFNENVWEPFGQYAVEAVGVIWNKLDDTWNWIQETWSAFSAWFNENVWEPFKLYALPAIMIVWVLFKNTWNWIQETWVTLSTWFDENVWQPFKTYALPAIMFIWNQFNSTWNRIKTSWVVLAGWFDEYVWQPYKKYAEPAISFVSTKFDEAWRTIKGIWKVASSWFEKYVFSPLQDFATTLKKTWDGIFGVIGKVVGKIKEVSGKVVDFFIGKGEEKTGVKQIPIPDNNATGGYITKPTISWIGEAGKEFVIPTENNKGRGKMLLAQAASHLGMSVVPNGASPTSQAGSSSPMRPAAAASVSTSTSGSVSIGETGNASKYGEQFSTEFEKGLNSKVVSLEQWKQANIKQPFTQIQASTPLYGAQTVTGFASGQNMTPTGTGQFLDQNVRQPFLSARQESPTWGAGLVDAFNSGMRSKGSEVTQAAKDMAKKVEQAFREELDIHSPSRVMMSLGKFASIGVVKGLDSVDVKKFAENQAGSLIGAFSGMGASGLSVQQWLMAALMATGTSMSWLPGLMTIAQHESNGNPRAINLWDSNAKKGTPSKGLMQTIGPTFNSNKGKGMNDIWNPIHNAVAAINYIKGRYGTVFNTPGLRSMRNGGPYKGYANGGLITQEQVARIGEGNKREWIIPEERGIRGRYLLAQAAQALGMDVYDPANSASSELSQGQVQTVTAGTTNAPSASGGSKQVIINFNGDQHFHNGQDEDSLVDKIKRSIAEELEVEINTGTKGVVIDG